One Amycolatopsis sp. NBC_00355 genomic window carries:
- a CDS encoding ABC transporter permease, with translation MTVLRPKRTHPAPARPAPGASSSLTPVQRRLGRDWRLAAVFIGPTLLLVAGLILVPIISSVFTSATERHGADTVFVGLDNYTALIGDALFHKGVLNSFVFTAYAEIFKVVFGLIAALMLHHMRRGRAILAGVILLPWVIPTVVTAFTWRSLLDPIFGSVNVLLTDSGIGPALAAIGLVDKWPAEWLSDPALAMPAVILVNVWKGIPFFTVTFLAGLKAIDGNLHEAAMVDGASAWQRFVHITLPGLRSVMIVTTLLSSIWTFNNFDLIWLMTQGGPGDATAPYVMVAYSKAIQQLQLGAGAAVTLVMLPIIAVVVVILVRMMRRSDQPGAADMGRRRLTPAQRRALPWVIVVAAVLVLIWASPQIVWKAALVLGVFVVLAAAVGRVVSTLAARGNRLAARLVGGGGTGVALVGLLGFVLAPIYWMTVTAFKSDDQIVARGDDLWPTPWSTEQFTNLFSGRAFGTWYLNTVLVSVASTVIAVVCAALAGYALARLKFRGSESFTVTILLTYVMPGALLFIPLYQLMSGIGLNDSLWSLVLAYPTFTLPFATWLLVGYFKSIPVDLEEAALVDGCTRFGAFRRIVLPLAKPGLLAVALFTLTNAWNEFLFAFVFITKDDYKTLPVGMQSMIFGDVVPQGQLAAASLLVSIPVVLMYGFGQRFLTEGLTAGAVKG, from the coding sequence GTGACCGTCCTGCGTCCGAAGAGGACACACCCGGCGCCGGCCCGTCCGGCGCCGGGCGCGTCGTCCTCGCTCACCCCGGTACAGCGGCGGCTCGGGCGCGACTGGCGCCTCGCCGCGGTGTTCATCGGGCCGACGCTGCTGCTGGTCGCCGGCCTGATCCTGGTCCCGATCATCAGTTCGGTCTTCACCAGCGCCACCGAGCGCCACGGTGCGGACACGGTCTTCGTCGGGCTGGACAACTACACGGCCCTCATCGGCGACGCCCTGTTCCACAAAGGCGTGCTCAACTCGTTCGTCTTCACCGCCTACGCCGAGATCTTCAAGGTGGTCTTCGGCCTCATCGCGGCGTTGATGCTGCACCACATGCGCCGGGGCCGGGCGATCCTCGCCGGGGTGATCCTGCTGCCGTGGGTGATCCCGACGGTCGTCACGGCCTTCACCTGGCGGTCGTTGCTCGACCCGATCTTCGGCAGCGTCAACGTCCTGCTCACCGACTCCGGGATCGGGCCGGCCCTCGCCGCGATCGGGCTCGTCGACAAGTGGCCCGCGGAGTGGCTGTCCGATCCCGCGCTCGCCATGCCGGCGGTCATCCTGGTCAACGTGTGGAAGGGCATCCCGTTCTTCACGGTGACGTTCCTCGCCGGGCTCAAGGCCATCGACGGCAACCTCCACGAGGCCGCGATGGTGGACGGCGCCTCGGCGTGGCAGCGCTTCGTGCACATCACGTTGCCGGGGCTCCGCAGCGTCATGATCGTGACGACGCTGCTGTCGTCGATCTGGACGTTCAACAACTTCGACCTGATCTGGCTGATGACCCAGGGCGGGCCGGGGGACGCCACCGCCCCGTACGTCATGGTGGCCTACTCGAAGGCGATCCAGCAGCTGCAGCTGGGCGCGGGCGCCGCGGTCACCCTGGTGATGCTGCCGATCATCGCCGTCGTCGTGGTGATCCTCGTGCGGATGATGCGGCGCAGCGACCAGCCGGGCGCCGCCGACATGGGGCGCAGGCGGCTGACTCCCGCTCAGCGCCGGGCGCTGCCGTGGGTGATCGTCGTGGCCGCGGTGCTCGTGCTGATCTGGGCGTCGCCGCAGATCGTCTGGAAGGCCGCGCTCGTGCTGGGCGTGTTCGTGGTGCTCGCGGCCGCCGTCGGACGGGTCGTCTCCACGCTCGCCGCGCGCGGCAACCGGCTCGCCGCGCGCCTCGTCGGTGGTGGCGGCACCGGGGTCGCGCTCGTGGGCCTGCTGGGCTTCGTGCTCGCCCCGATCTACTGGATGACGGTCACGGCCTTCAAGTCCGACGACCAGATCGTCGCGCGCGGCGACGACCTCTGGCCGACCCCGTGGAGCACCGAGCAGTTCACCAACCTGTTCTCGGGCCGGGCGTTCGGCACCTGGTACCTCAACACGGTCCTGGTGTCGGTGGCGTCCACCGTGATCGCCGTGGTCTGCGCGGCGCTGGCCGGTTACGCGCTGGCGCGGCTGAAGTTCCGGGGTTCGGAGAGCTTCACGGTGACGATCCTGCTCACCTACGTGATGCCGGGCGCGCTGCTGTTCATCCCGCTGTATCAGCTGATGAGCGGGATCGGGCTCAACGACTCGTTGTGGTCGCTCGTGCTCGCCTACCCCACGTTCACCCTGCCGTTCGCGACGTGGCTGCTCGTCGGCTACTTCAAGTCGATCCCGGTCGACCTCGAGGAGGCCGCGCTGGTCGACGGCTGCACGCGGTTCGGGGCGTTCCGCCGGATCGTGCTGCCGCTGGCCAAGCCGGGCCTGCTCGCGGTCGCGCTGTTCACGCTCACCAACGCGTGGAACGAGTTCCTGTTCGCCTTCGTGTTCATCACCAAGGACGACTACAAGACGCTGCCCGTCGGCATGCAGTCGATGATCTTCGGCGACGTCGTGCCGCAGGGGCAGCTGGCCGCGGCCTCGCTGCTGGTCAGTATCCCGGTCGTGCTCATGTACGGGTTCGGGCAGCGGTTCCTGACCGAGGGGCTCACCGCGGGGGCGGTGAAGGGATGA
- a CDS encoding extracellular solute-binding protein, translating into MEEKNDLSRRTFLGMSAGVSALGVLGLAGCGSGPAPAPQVDVQVPQALLDQAAKLRGGSVGMLSQKLYSEAANKALDKSLQVFAQATGTTVRNDLVSGDAGDMVAKMDAEVKAGTNRDLAFLSDRRFVGQLHNLGALTDVTDVVNDMKALYGEPATEANNYCVFDGRWFAIPYHFIATGMYLRKDWYQEKGLPLKPYYSWEELRDNALAISDPAKRRFGWGLTVNRSGDANGFITNVINTYGGAIADNTGTKVVFNSPETVEAVTFIGDIYTNPKYKPMLPPGIGSWTDSSNNENWLAQILGLTLNQFSVYADSKSKKNPVYANTHVFNGASGPALDRPLAYGESNSFVVFKGAKNPDLAKLVAKFMAGGSALLGVAKEAPCLVNPSWDKVWDSDPYYTTGDPAFAALREQTRAPLPVKTKTGYAFPQAPSPGEQAAVAAYLLTDMMQSVIQGTKPAEAVATTHTRIVQIFEQQGYRQ; encoded by the coding sequence ATGGAAGAGAAGAATGACCTGTCGAGACGCACTTTCCTCGGCATGAGCGCGGGGGTGAGCGCGCTGGGCGTGCTCGGTCTCGCCGGGTGCGGGAGCGGCCCCGCGCCCGCACCACAGGTCGACGTCCAGGTGCCCCAGGCGCTGCTCGACCAGGCGGCCAAGCTCCGCGGCGGGTCGGTGGGGATGCTCTCGCAGAAGCTGTACTCGGAGGCCGCCAACAAGGCGCTGGACAAGTCGCTGCAGGTGTTCGCGCAGGCCACCGGCACCACGGTCCGCAACGACCTGGTCTCCGGCGACGCCGGTGACATGGTCGCGAAGATGGACGCCGAGGTGAAGGCGGGCACCAATCGCGACCTGGCCTTCCTGAGCGACCGGCGGTTCGTCGGCCAGCTGCACAACCTCGGCGCCCTCACCGACGTCACCGACGTGGTCAACGACATGAAAGCGCTTTACGGCGAACCCGCGACGGAAGCGAACAACTACTGCGTGTTCGACGGCCGCTGGTTCGCGATCCCCTACCACTTCATCGCGACCGGGATGTACCTGCGCAAGGACTGGTACCAGGAAAAGGGTCTCCCGCTCAAGCCCTACTACTCGTGGGAAGAGCTGCGCGACAACGCGCTGGCGATCTCCGACCCGGCGAAGCGGCGCTTCGGCTGGGGGCTCACGGTGAACCGCTCCGGCGACGCCAACGGCTTCATCACGAACGTCATCAACACCTACGGCGGGGCGATCGCGGACAACACCGGCACGAAGGTGGTGTTCAACTCGCCGGAGACCGTCGAAGCCGTCACGTTCATCGGCGACATCTACACGAACCCGAAGTACAAGCCGATGCTGCCGCCCGGGATCGGCAGCTGGACCGACTCGAGCAACAACGAGAACTGGCTGGCCCAGATCCTCGGGCTCACGCTCAACCAGTTCAGCGTCTACGCCGATTCGAAGAGCAAGAAGAACCCGGTCTACGCCAACACGCACGTGTTCAACGGTGCGAGCGGACCGGCGCTCGACCGGCCGCTGGCCTACGGCGAGTCCAACTCGTTCGTCGTGTTCAAGGGGGCGAAGAACCCCGACCTCGCCAAGCTCGTCGCGAAGTTCATGGCCGGCGGGAGCGCGCTGCTCGGCGTCGCGAAGGAAGCGCCGTGCCTGGTCAATCCCTCGTGGGACAAGGTGTGGGACTCCGACCCGTACTACACCACCGGTGACCCGGCCTTCGCCGCGCTGCGGGAGCAGACCCGCGCTCCGCTCCCGGTGAAGACCAAGACCGGTTATGCCTTCCCCCAGGCCCCGAGCCCCGGCGAGCAGGCCGCCGTCGCCGCCTACCTGCTGACCGACATGATGCAGTCGGTCATCCAGGGCACCAAGCCGGCCGAGGCCGTGGCCACGACGCACACCAGGATCGTGCAGATCTTCGAGCAACAGGGCTACCGGCAGTGA
- a CDS encoding Gfo/Idh/MocA family protein produces MAASAIPPIRLGLIGTGLAVEKLHWPALRGLADRYVVTAFTDSSAEQSTRFAGYSGTDPSRVAADRGALLARDDVDAVLISVPIPHLYEVARDALAAGKDVLCEKPAGVDAAQAGAFLALAAGHPDRTFVVGENFFYRDDLRYARALLDSGAIGRPHLMAWRHAGRVVPREGGFSGTPWRHRPQYRGGVHLDFGVHHIAQIRLLCGDIARVHGVVQRANSTIDAPSDLALNLVFTGGAIGNYTASFPEIPVPPEPNDMRLYGTEGVLVLAGSESERRVTRSGSDATTHTTVFRGSDNGYLAELVDFADAVQFGVRPVGSVAQSVANTMVVQRALDSAERAAALALDPVPGAGPVPLWRPRGSTGLFDGLPGQRVSSSASFAA; encoded by the coding sequence ATGGCAGCATCCGCGATCCCGCCGATCCGGCTGGGGCTGATCGGCACCGGGCTCGCGGTCGAGAAGCTGCACTGGCCGGCGTTGCGCGGGCTCGCCGATCGGTACGTGGTCACGGCGTTCACCGATTCCTCCGCCGAGCAGAGCACGAGGTTCGCCGGCTACAGCGGGACCGATCCGTCCCGGGTCGCCGCCGACCGGGGCGCGCTGCTCGCCCGCGACGACGTGGACGCCGTGCTGATCTCCGTGCCGATCCCGCACTTGTACGAGGTGGCGCGCGACGCGCTCGCGGCGGGCAAGGACGTGCTCTGCGAGAAGCCGGCCGGCGTCGACGCGGCGCAGGCCGGGGCCTTCCTCGCGCTGGCGGCCGGGCACCCGGACCGCACCTTCGTGGTGGGCGAGAACTTCTTCTACCGCGACGATCTGCGTTACGCCCGCGCCTTGCTCGACAGTGGCGCGATCGGCCGCCCGCACCTGATGGCGTGGCGGCACGCCGGCCGGGTGGTGCCCCGCGAGGGCGGGTTCAGCGGCACGCCGTGGCGGCACCGGCCGCAGTACCGCGGCGGGGTGCACCTCGACTTCGGCGTGCACCACATCGCCCAGATCCGGTTGCTCTGCGGCGACATCGCACGGGTGCACGGTGTCGTGCAGAGGGCCAACAGCACGATCGACGCACCGTCGGACCTCGCGCTCAACCTCGTGTTCACCGGAGGCGCCATCGGTAACTACACCGCGTCCTTCCCCGAAATCCCGGTGCCGCCCGAACCCAACGACATGCGGCTCTACGGCACCGAGGGAGTGCTCGTGCTCGCCGGCTCCGAGTCGGAGCGCCGCGTGACGCGCAGCGGTTCCGACGCCACCACCCACACCACGGTCTTCCGCGGTAGCGACAACGGCTACCTCGCGGAGCTCGTCGACTTCGCCGATGCCGTGCAGTTCGGGGTGCGGCCGGTCGGCAGCGTCGCGCAGAGCGTGGCCAACACGATGGTCGTCCAGCGGGCACTCGACTCCGCGGAACGGGCGGCCGCACTGGCGCTCGACCCCGTGCCCGGCGCGGGCCCGGTGCCGCTGTGGCGGCCCCGTGGCTCGACCGGGCTGTTCGACGGGCTGCCAGGACAACGCGTCAGCAGTTCGGCGTCCTTCGCCGCATGA
- a CDS encoding FadR/GntR family transcriptional regulator, with translation MPRRQESPDAVKVRTLPVQVAAHLTRRIVSGEIEDGRAPSELEISQEFGVSRVVARETLKILASLDIVDVAQGRRVVVRPRAEWDYLNPLLIEWLPTEIVDELLQELHQMRVLLEPELAAMAATGITDETLARLGKEIERMAALETDPEAYLEVDHEFHMEICRAADNRILDRIMYSARWLGTASRRLTNEAPAGLRRATAQHTEIYEALVARDPSGARAAMRKHLSNNYSTLLAEKEQRSKRAARRRRYQSGRK, from the coding sequence ATGCCAAGGAGACAAGAGTCTCCGGACGCTGTCAAGGTCCGGACTCTCCCGGTGCAGGTGGCGGCCCACCTGACCCGGCGCATCGTCAGCGGCGAAATCGAGGACGGCCGGGCCCCGTCGGAGCTGGAAATCTCCCAGGAGTTCGGGGTTTCCCGGGTGGTGGCGCGGGAGACGCTCAAGATCCTCGCCTCGCTCGACATCGTCGACGTCGCGCAGGGCCGCCGCGTCGTCGTCCGGCCCCGCGCGGAGTGGGACTATCTGAACCCGTTGCTGATCGAGTGGCTGCCCACGGAAATCGTCGACGAGCTGCTGCAGGAACTGCACCAGATGCGCGTACTGCTCGAGCCCGAACTCGCCGCGATGGCCGCGACCGGCATCACCGACGAGACGCTGGCCCGGCTCGGGAAGGAGATCGAGCGGATGGCGGCGCTCGAGACGGATCCCGAGGCCTACCTCGAGGTCGACCACGAATTCCACATGGAGATCTGCCGGGCGGCCGACAACCGCATCCTCGACCGGATCATGTACTCCGCGCGCTGGCTGGGCACGGCCAGCCGGCGCCTCACCAACGAGGCGCCGGCCGGGCTGCGCCGCGCCACCGCCCAGCACACGGAGATCTACGAGGCGCTTGTCGCGCGCGATCCTTCGGGCGCCCGCGCGGCGATGCGCAAGCACTTGAGCAACAACTACTCCACGCTCCTCGCGGAGAAGGAGCAGCGAAGCAAGCGGGCCGCCCGGCGGCGGCGTTACCAATCCGGCCGAAAGTAG
- a CDS encoding mandelate racemase/muconate lactonizing enzyme family protein, with product MRIVNVTTAVVAYHGQATLVRIDTDEGISGFGEANPDAGAGAVVGMIDSLTPLLLGEDPRNVERCWEKLRRSKVFAGAQSGVFVIALSGIELALWDLAGKAAGQPVYRLLGGKFRDRIRLYADCGDGDDPAGSIAGCVDRAQRMVAEGFTAIKFDIDNLRHPAKFDDFNHTINTAELRSMVERVAAVREAIGPDVDLAIDLHARYDVPSACRISWELEPFHLMWLEEPLPAENVDALVRVREQTRTPICAGENLYLRWGFRELLERGAVDVIEPDVPKCGGLAEAKKIANLAELHYIPFAPHLVSTPLGTMATSHQCGAIPNFLVQEWHALEEREVWDSYVHAPDGSGSIVKDGYITLPDTPGIGVELDMDGVRAHAVAGYGVFE from the coding sequence ATGCGGATAGTGAACGTCACGACGGCGGTGGTGGCCTACCACGGTCAGGCCACCCTGGTGCGGATCGACACCGACGAGGGAATCAGCGGGTTCGGCGAGGCCAACCCCGATGCCGGCGCGGGCGCCGTCGTCGGGATGATCGATTCGCTGACGCCCCTCCTGCTCGGCGAGGACCCGCGCAACGTCGAGCGGTGCTGGGAGAAATTGCGTCGCAGCAAGGTTTTCGCGGGCGCCCAGAGCGGCGTGTTCGTGATCGCCCTGTCCGGGATCGAGCTCGCGCTGTGGGATCTCGCGGGCAAGGCCGCGGGCCAGCCGGTCTACCGGCTGCTCGGCGGGAAGTTCCGCGACCGGATCCGCCTCTACGCCGACTGCGGCGACGGCGACGACCCGGCGGGCTCGATCGCCGGGTGCGTCGACCGGGCCCAGCGGATGGTCGCGGAAGGCTTCACCGCCATCAAGTTCGACATCGACAACCTGCGCCACCCGGCCAAGTTCGACGATTTCAATCACACGATCAACACCGCCGAGCTGCGCTCGATGGTCGAGCGCGTGGCCGCCGTCCGGGAGGCGATCGGACCGGACGTCGATCTGGCCATCGACCTCCACGCCCGCTACGACGTGCCGAGCGCGTGCCGGATCTCGTGGGAGCTCGAGCCGTTCCACCTGATGTGGCTGGAGGAACCGCTGCCGGCGGAGAACGTCGACGCGTTGGTGCGGGTGCGCGAACAGACCCGCACGCCGATCTGCGCGGGCGAGAACCTCTACCTGCGGTGGGGATTCCGCGAATTGCTCGAACGCGGCGCCGTGGACGTCATCGAGCCGGACGTGCCGAAGTGCGGTGGTCTCGCCGAGGCCAAGAAGATCGCCAACCTCGCGGAGCTGCACTACATTCCGTTCGCACCACACCTGGTGTCGACGCCGCTGGGCACGATGGCCACGTCGCACCAGTGCGGGGCGATCCCCAACTTCCTCGTCCAGGAATGGCACGCCCTCGAAGAGCGCGAGGTGTGGGACAGCTACGTCCACGCCCCCGACGGGAGCGGCTCGATCGTCAAGGACGGCTACATCACGCTTCCCGACACCCCCGGCATCGGCGTGGAACTCGACATGGACGGCGTCCGGGCGCACGCTGTCGCGGGCTACGGGGTGTTCGAGTAG
- a CDS encoding fumarylacetoacetate hydrolase family protein produces MSHLVRFTDGTGTIRVGLLTGERLRPLAVTSMSDLLRHTVAEIRELAEAAGEPVSPAGTRLLPPLDGRMEVWAAGVTYRRSEEARREESADEDVYARVYRAQRPELFFKSPAWRVVTDDEPIAVRVDSANNVPEPELGLLLTRTGEIAGYLVVDDVSSRSIEGENPLYLPQAKIYTGSCAVSARVRPAWEVPDALSLEIRMRIRRDGHEVFAGEAGTAQLNREPADLVEYLWRDNDFPDGAVLSTGTSVVPGLDQGLRPGDVVDIEIDEVGSLRSPVALGVEEVRRVLATRDGHAR; encoded by the coding sequence ATGAGCCACCTGGTGCGCTTCACCGACGGAACCGGCACGATCCGGGTCGGCCTGCTCACCGGTGAGCGGTTGCGGCCCCTCGCGGTGACGTCGATGAGTGACCTGCTGCGCCACACCGTGGCGGAGATCCGCGAACTCGCCGAGGCCGCCGGAGAGCCCGTGTCCCCGGCCGGGACGCGCCTGCTGCCGCCGCTGGACGGCCGGATGGAGGTGTGGGCCGCCGGGGTGACGTACCGGCGGTCCGAGGAGGCCCGCCGCGAGGAGAGCGCCGACGAGGACGTCTACGCGCGGGTGTACCGCGCGCAGCGGCCCGAGTTGTTCTTCAAGTCACCCGCATGGCGCGTGGTCACCGACGACGAGCCGATCGCCGTCCGCGTCGATTCCGCCAACAACGTGCCGGAGCCGGAACTCGGCCTGCTGCTGACCCGCACGGGGGAGATCGCCGGCTACCTCGTGGTCGACGACGTCAGCTCCCGCAGCATCGAAGGCGAGAACCCGTTGTACCTCCCGCAGGCCAAGATCTACACCGGTTCGTGCGCGGTCTCGGCGCGGGTGCGACCGGCGTGGGAGGTCCCGGACGCGCTGTCGCTCGAGATCCGCATGCGCATCCGGCGCGACGGTCACGAGGTGTTCGCCGGCGAAGCCGGCACCGCACAGCTCAACCGCGAACCGGCCGACCTGGTCGAGTACCTGTGGCGGGACAACGACTTCCCCGACGGCGCCGTACTTTCGACGGGCACGTCCGTCGTGCCGGGGCTCGACCAAGGGCTGCGGCCGGGAGACGTGGTCGACATCGAGATCGACGAGGTCGGATCGCTGCGCTCGCCCGTGGCGCTGGGCGTGGAGGAGGTGCGCCGGGTGCTCGCCACCCGCGACGGCCACGCGCGGTAG